TTCCACGACAGCCGTCGGAAAAACTTTCTGAACTTCCTGAGCAATTACACCCATTGAGTGCTTTCCAGGTACAAGCGCCAAATCGTTCCAATCAAACTCCACGCCAGTGATCTGAGTGATCTTATCCAGCGCGCTATCGATAGGTGTAATATTTTCTTTTAGTCGAATATCCGATGTACAATTTGTAGCACCAGCACCGTTACCAAGTGTGCAATCGGTTGATCCTTGAACACGCAAGTTTCCGACAACATGCAGTTTTTCAGAAGGACCTGTGGTTCCTATACC
Above is a window of Bdellovibrionales bacterium DNA encoding:
- a CDS encoding tail fiber domain-containing protein; this encodes GIGTTGPSEKLHVVGNLRVQGSTDCTLGNGAGATNCTSDIRLKENITPIDSALDKITQITGVEFDWNDLALVPGKHSMGVIAQEVQKVFPTAVVENASGYLAVDYAVLVSPLIQATKELNNKCDASAAQAKVEIASLRTENSEIKDKSLRLEADNTKIKAQNIEIKRENAKIKAWLCSKDRSAPFCK